One Triticum dicoccoides isolate Atlit2015 ecotype Zavitan chromosome 5B, WEW_v2.0, whole genome shotgun sequence genomic window carries:
- the LOC119305608 gene encoding low molecular mass early light-inducible protein HV90, chloroplastic-like, giving the protein MATMMAMSSFAGAAVLPCGSAGRFGARSLPALARHALVVRAQTDGPSTPPPNKPKASTSIWDAMAFDGPAPERINGRLAMVGFVTALAVEAGRGDGLLSQLGSGTGQAWFAYSVAVLSVASLVPLLQGESAESRAGAIMNANAELWNGRFAMLGLVALAATEIITGAPFINV; this is encoded by the coding sequence ATGGCGACCATGATGGCCATGAGCTCCTTCGCCGGTGCCGCCGTCCTGCCGTGCGGCTCGGCCGGCCGCTTCGGGGCCCGGTCTCTGCCAGCGCTGGCCCGACACGCCCTCGTTGTCAGGGCACAGACCGACGGCCCGAGCACACCACCGCCAAACAAACCCAAGGCGAGCACCTCGATCTGGGACGCGATGGCCTTCGATGGCCCTGCGCCGGAGCGCATCAACGGCCGCCTTGCCATGGTAGGCTTCGTGACGGCGCTTGCGGTGGAGGCAGGGCGCGGCGACGGGCTCCTCTCGCAGCTCGGCAGTGGCACCGGGCAGGCGTGGTTCGCCTACTCCGTGGCGGTGCTGTCCGTGGCTTCGCTGGTGCCGCTGCTCCAGGGCGAGAGCGCCGAGAGCAGAGCCGGCGCCATCATGAACGCCAACGCGGAGCTCTGGAACGGCCGCTTCGCCATGCTCGGACTCGTCGCTCTGGCGGCCACCGAGATCATCACGGGCGCACCTTTCATCAACGTGTAA
- the LOC119309565 gene encoding low molecular mass early light-inducible protein HV90, chloroplastic-like, translating into MATMMAMSSFAGAAVLPRGSAGRFGARSLPALGRRALVVRAQTDGPSAPPPNKPKASTSIWDAMAFSGPAPERINGRLAMVGFVTALAVEVGRGDGLLSQLGSGTGQAWFAYTVAVLTMASLVPLLQGESVESRAGAIMNANAELWNGRFAMLGLVALAATEIITGAPFINV; encoded by the coding sequence ATGGCAACCATGATGGCCATGAGCTCCTTCGCCGGTGCCGCCGTCCTGCCGAGGGGCTCGGCCGGCCGCTTCGGAGCCCGGTCTCTGCCAGCGCTGGGCCGACGCGCCCTCGTCGTCAGGGCACAGACCGACGGCCCGAGCGCACCACCGCCAAACAAACCCAAGGCGAGCACCTCGATCTGGGACGCGATGGCGTTCAGTGGCCCTGCGCCCGAGCGCATCAACGGCCGCCTTGCCATGGTAGGCTTCGTGACGGCGCTTGCAGTGGAGGTAGGGCGCGGCGACGGGCTCCTCTCGCAGCTCGGCAGTGGCACCGGGCAAGCGTGGTTCGCCTACACCGTGGCGGTGCTGACCATGGCGTCGCTGGTGCCGTTGCTTCAGGGCGAGAGCGTGGAGAGCAGAGCCGGCGCCATCATGAACGCCAACGCGGAGCTCTGGAACGGCCGCTTCGCCATGCTCGGCCTCGTCGCTCTAGCGGCCACTGAGATCATCACTGGCGCACCCTTCATCAACGTGTAG